One Corythoichthys intestinalis isolate RoL2023-P3 chromosome 9, ASM3026506v1, whole genome shotgun sequence DNA window includes the following coding sequences:
- the atxn7l2a gene encoding ataxin-7-like protein 2a, whose protein sequence is MMAVRERAVKVMAALDRRVPSLDDFVGQSWTAWTEWAGVTAPDGADLDDCSKNGKKAAEAMSLSKEDMSIFGLYPGYDDFYLVVCSHCGQVVKPQAFEKHCERRHGPLAKLYARIRSPAPQPQPQQRTHHSHSPSQGTNVIPASSWDGRSQSGGALRPPPQSPSTPPQHRPNKSTKEGTRHSPLEKSSHGSHTDSSVFKQPPPLEPPISSPPSSVRDPPWPHGGTPPGRPSPNERPLMQRKDSSPSSVVPSHRIPRPYNKVASKRECDLDKHCGVLDPDRKKVCTRLLTCNIHSIHQRRKVLGRSKNFDQLVAELKTKVREKGAQSLEGCSSSGRSPSPEAPREQEGVPHCRRPLASLPAFSRSTVLSESTPEADRQVRDEGCVRAPSPLVHGTISSDESEAEGAEEPVEFPSSATHPRPLAMCSFGVTMLGQGIYTFDRRLHHLRSAFSSMLEQHISAHLWKKIPQAPNHQCPTSSAKILTSSSHVSITSSFHSKVRSAAHVKSSLKTMLSSSSSSGCVPGRRSPVTLSENSGSGCGAGGPRLPSPGHPADAHHAGPRRPKNPVGRPSKQMMKLREDAAAAAAVRKRKAPAQEGEHSGPNRNCVTLHDRGRPPSVASSPSKAPILSALPHGQTNGRLSPGSKARPPPPPTESHSPTAKTLWTYRRTHPALAHSSPPEPASVNNSHCRNSAGDSGSHGQGGGRTLEHHSLMKKRKGGGLEEHSPSAHRLTSSSSSSTPASSSPRSNFYPWKDSKSGCLAGGMEKKVGTQKPKLHH, encoded by the exons ACATGTCGATCTTTGGCCTGTACCCCGGTTATGATGACTTCTACCTTGTGGTGTGTAGCCACTGTGGTCAAGTCGTGAAACCACAGGCATTCGAGAAGCACTGCGAGCGGAGACACGGCCCTCTGGCCAAACTTTATGCCCGAATACGCTCTCCAGCCCCTCAGCCTCAGCCCCAGCAGAGGACCCATCACAGCCATTCTCCTTCTCAGGGGACCAATGTCATTCCAGCTTCATCGTGGGACGGTCGAAGCCAAAGTGGCGGCGCACTTAGACCACCCCCTCAATCTCCTTCTACACCACCACAGCACAGACCCAACAAAAGCACCAAGGAAGGAACACG ACATTCCCCACTGGAAAAATCCTCCCACGGCAGCCACACAGATTCATCAGTATTCAAACAGCCGCCGCCTTTGGAGCCTCCGATTAGCTCTCCGCCTTCATCCGTAAGAGACCCCCCGTGGCCACACGGAGGCACCCCACCTGGTCGGCCTTCACCAAATGAAAGGCCCCTCATGCAAAGGAAGGATTCTTCTCCATCTTCAGTGGTCCCAAGCCACCGTATTCCCAGGCCATACAACAAAGTGGCCTCTA AAAGAGAGTGTGATTTGGACAAACACTGTGGTGTCCTCGATCCTGACCGGAAGAAAGTCTGCACTCGTCTCCTCACATGCAAT ATCCATTCCATCCACCAGCGAAGGAAGGTACTGGGCCGTAGTAAGAACTTTGACCAGTTGGTGGCTGAACTCAAGACCAAGGTTCGTGAGAAGGGCGCACAGTCACTGGAGGGATGTTCGTCTTCTGGGAGGTCCCCCAGCCCAGAGGCACCCAGAGAGCAAGAGGGAGTCCCGCACTGCCGAAGACCTTTGGCCAGCCTTCCCGCTTTCAG TCGCTCCACTGTTTTGTCAGAGAGCACCCCAGAGGCTGACAGGCAGGTGAGGGATGAGGGATGCGTCCGCGCCCCCTCCCCTCTCGTCCATGGAACAATTTCCAGTGACGAAAGTGAGGCAGAAGGAGCGGAGGAACCTGTTGAGTTCCCGTCTTCTGCTACGCACCCAAGACCGCTTGCA ATGTGTTCATTTGGCGTCACCATGTTAGGCCAAGGCATCTACACGTTTGATAGACGGCTTCACCACCTGAGGTCGGCTTTTAGCAGCATGCTCGAGCAGCACATCAGCGCCCACCTTTGGAA GAAAATACCTCAAGCCCCCAACCATCAGTGTCCAACTTCCTCAGCCAAGATTCTCACCTCATCGTCTCACGTCTCCATCACGTCCTCGTTCCATTCTAAAGTCCGCTCGGCCGCTCACGTCAAGTCCTCCCTCAAAACCATGTTGTCGTCCTCGTCGTCTTCCGGGTGCGTGCCGGGAAGACGTTCCCCGGTCACGTTGTCGGAGAACTCCGGGAGCGGCTGCGGCGCGGGAGGCCCTCGCCTGCCGTCCCCGGGTCATCCCGCGGACGCGCATCACGCGGGTCCGAGGCGACCCAAGAACCCGGTCGGGCGTCCCAGCAAGCAGATGATGAAGCTGCGTGAGGACGCGGCGGCAGCGGCCGCCGTCCGTAAAAGAAAAGCCCCGGCGCAGGAAGGGGAGCATTCGGGCCCCAACAGGAACTGCGTTACCCTCCACGACAGGGGCCGCCCGCCCTCTGTCGCGTCTTCCCCCTCCAAAGCCCCAATTCTTTCCGCCCTTCCTCACGGACAGACCAACGGTAGGCTCTCACCTGGGAGCAAAGCCCGCCCCCCGCCCCCGCCCACGGAGTCTCACTCGCCAACGGCTAAGACTCTATGGACATACAGACGGACTCATCCCGCGTTGGCTCATTCGTCGCCCCCGGAGCCCGCCTCCGTGAACAATTCCCACTGTCGGAATAGCGCGGGGGACTCGGGATCGCACGGGCAGGGCGGCGGGCGGACTCTGGAACACCACAGTTTGATGAAAAAACGCAAGGGGGGCGGTCTTGAAGAACACTCCCCTTCCGCACACCGCCtgacctcctcttcctcctcgtcCACTCCCGCCTCTTCTTCTCCTCGCTCGAATTTCTATCCGTGGAAGGACAGCAAGAGTGGATGCCTGGCGGGGGGCATGGAGAAGAAGGTGGGCACACAGAAG